The genomic stretch AGTAAAGGAGATTCAACGTGAATATCAATTTTGgttaattatattaatttttttatatcaATTTGATGCTTGATGCTTGAAAATTTATTTTGGTTATTTATatcaattttttatttattatatttacATAGATTAAACACAATCAAATGTTTTTTTTAACACCCTTCGAGTACAACCGATTTGTTATACCAGTATGTACATGATATAAATACAACTACTAAGCAATCAGGTAAACATACAATTTTGACATTACATTTGCTGGTAATGTTTATGTGAATTTTAAAGACCTTCTTGAAATTCTAGTATGCAGATATAAGATGTCTTACGAGATGTCGAGACACTGATATCTGATTAATAACAAGATAACTTACATATAGAGGAACATAAAGTAACATAACACACAAAGTTGTTAACTCAGTTCGATGTACAACgacacctacatctgggggctaccaagtcaaggaggaaatccactaaatagtaTTAGTTTGTAGACCTTCTGCAGACTATCTCTAAGTTACAATTTACACCCTAATCACTACCTGTGCTTAACTTCTACCTAAGACACTCCTAGGTGTGAGACCCTTATCACCTCACTttcaatcacaacagtgatactTCAAACTGTTATAAGAAATTCAGAAGTCACATTTTACAAATACACAATCACTTaatgcttaaaagcttatgagtgCTCGTCAATCCTTACAACTAGTTAACACATTCCTACTCATATATCAAGATGATATTTGAGAGGCTCACAAACAACTCGTACACTCAAACCCTAATACCACACAACTATCTTCTTTTCTTTGTTTTTCAATTAGATTTTGAGACATTTTATATATAGTCATAGAATGAACTAGATTTGGGTCTTGTACACGAAGTGAACCAGCTGCACAACATTAGGTTATCAATCAAATATTtcctaaaatgtctcaacatttagAAAACTGAATTTGTTAACATCAATCAGAATCTCTGATTCCTCAATCACGAACATCACAAGGGATTTACTAAATATTCTTAGGATATTCTGAAATCAATTAAACAATCAAACGTTACCAAGAGTAAACTTATTTCAGACAAGATGTCAAATCCATATGTTAGgacattttgttcaacatgttgcagataagttagttttaccaaaattgttgtcAATCTGAAATACAAGGAATTAACCATCgccccctttggcaaattttggctaaaacaaccaAGTACACCTCACACACTTGCACCACAGTCCAGGATAACAACATAGGATTGGAAAAACAGATCAATATCAAACACACGTATTACAAGGGTACTCAAGCAATCACACCAGTCAGAGTCAATACTCCCCCTATTTCACATAACCAGGACTCCCCGTCAAGGGTTCCTCCATATCAAACACGACATGTTTTACATCACATATCAAAGGTATATGCAGCAGGACAAAACATCAAAACCATCACTCAAACCACTTCCTTAGTCAAGGTGATGTCAAAACATCAAGTTTGATAACACAGCATAGTAACCTAGAAAGTGCCATACCTGCATCTCCTTTCTCCTTAAGCACAACTAGGTAGTAATTGAGGTTAGTGGTTAATGGTTAACACACATAGACaatactccccctttttagccataATCTGACAAATGTGAGCATCTAACCAAAAACAGATAAAACCATATTCAAAAAGTTAATGATCACACACAATGGGGCACCTAAGGGTGCAAAATATCCTGGTCACAGACcataaaacaaaataaaaaacaaaacaaaacaagattgCAATCATATATCTTCCTGACTATCTGAGTCAGTTATTACATATTTTTCTCCTTCATCTTCTTTCTCTTCATTAACATCATCCTCACCAGCATAGTCTTCACCATTAGTTCATTCATTACCATCACCACCTCGTACAACTTCCTTCTTCTCTTCTTCCATCATAGCCTTCATTAATGTCTCAAGTTTAATCTTTGTTATAGTGTTAGATATGATGGAACCCTCCAGCTCTTTACAAGTTTCCTTCAGCTGAGCAATGACACTCTTCTTGGAGGTGGCAGGGCCAGGTGCCTGAGAGGATGTCATAACAATGTCTGGGACATGTATTCCTGCAAAGAGTTTGTAGTGGAGTCATAAGGGAGAATCCTTTTTCTTCACACTATAAATAAGCAACAAAATACCAAGATGTTGATTTAGGATGATTCCACAGATGAGGGATGGAAAGTAGATGGGCATTTTTACAGCAGTAGAGAAGGCTTATTTCAACACTTGTTGAAAGATGTGTATTTTCCAAAGTTAAACGCTCTTTTTGTACCAACGACATAAATAAATTTCCCAAAATTAGTAGAGATTGTTGAGGTATGATCAGTGGATACCCATTTGGCAGTCCCAATTCTATTTAGGATGGCATATTTTACACTCAACTTACCAGAAGGCAACTTCCCTTTATTCGGCCAATGTCTAACCTGCTTGGCAGTGATTTCTTTGCTAACCTGATCATCAGTAACTTCCAGCTTAACCTGAGGTACATTTGTTTTTCCTATAAATTTATTGATCACATTTGGGAGAATATTACAACATTTCCTCTCACACATACCTTTCCATAGTCGGCACTCTTCGTATCATCACATCCATCAGTGATACTCACCACAAACTCCTTTACTAAGCTTTCATAGAAAGTCCAAAGTGTGTGATAGTCTTCATCAACCCAGCAACTTCTATCAGTTCCATGACCTCCTTACACTTAAAGGAATCCTTCCCCAATTCCCTTTCCATGGCTACCCTCATCTGAATGACATACTTCCACCTTTCTGCATTCTTCACATAATGTAACGATGCATTGTCTAGTGGAGCTTTGGGCATAGTATCACGAGGCTTCTTGTTAGCAGATCTTTTTATAGGGGTGATATCCCGGACATCCTTTTCAACATTCAAACTCGGATTCACTAGAAGAGACAACTTTCCTCTTTCTAGTAGGGGTAACAACTTTACTCCATGATCAAGTAGGACCAACATGAGATTTTCTTGTGGAGCTTCTAGAAGGAGTACCTTTCAAACCACTAGCCTTTCTCTTCTCTTCCATGGAGGGAGAATCTTCAAATGCAACTATATTTCCTTTAGGTCTCTGTAGTCTCTTAGTAGTACTAGGAGGAACAATATTTGTAAGGGGTTCTTCATCAGAAGATAGTCCTTCAACATTGGTAACAAAATCAACTTTATTTTTACTTATTCTCTCACGAGCAGCATGTTCAGGAACACTTTCCTCAGCTTTTTCACTAAATTCGTTGTCATAGCTTGGTTCTTTTGCCAAAGATGTTTGAACATTTGGAAAAACATCTGAGTTTACTTCCTTCAAAACAGATGCAACAAACTTCCTAAGTTCCTTATCAATTGCACTTCTTTCTACTTCCGTGGGATTTTCGGTGTCGTCAACATGCATACTAGGGTTTCTTAATTCAGACCCTTTAGACCTAGATTCTTCTTCAATAACATTTTTATCTTTACTGAGGATTATAGGTTCGGAGGACTTACCAGAAGTCTTAACATTTTTTGACACATAAGGTGTAGCTTTCTTCTGAGGAGGAGGATGAACCATGGATAGATGGGAAACATTC from Lathyrus oleraceus cultivar Zhongwan6 chromosome 7, CAAS_Psat_ZW6_1.0, whole genome shotgun sequence encodes the following:
- the LOC127102390 gene encoding uncharacterized protein LOC127102390, encoding MTQQSSPTHMYVPAETSGSSSPTSSANKLFQMINLEELVLNVSHLSMVHPPPQKKATPYVSKNVKTSGKSSEPIILSKDKNVIEEESRSKGSELRNPSMHVDDTENPTEVERSAIDKELRKFVASVLKEVNSDVFPNVQTSLAKEPSYDNEFSEKAEESVPEHAARERISKNKVDFVTNVEGLSSDEEPLTNIVPPSTTKRLQRPKGNIVAFEDSPSMEEKRKASGLKERGKLSLLVNPSLNVEKDVRDITPIKRSANKKPRDTMPKAPLDNASLHYVKNAERWNLVKEFVVSITDGCDDTKSADYGKVKLEVTDDQVSKEITAKQVRHWPNKGKLPSGIHVPDIVMTSSQAPGPATSKKSVIAQLKETCKELEGSIISNTITKIKLETLMKAMMEEEKKEVVRGGDGNE